In Pseudoduganella albidiflava, a single window of DNA contains:
- the pyk gene encoding pyruvate kinase — protein sequence MHRQRNAKIVATLGPASSDPDTIRALFDAGADVFRLNFSHGSHADHRQRLETIRAIEAETGRPVGVLLDLQGPKLRLGTFTEGAVTLAAGDAFRLDLDREVPGDAHRAPLPHPEIFAALVPGTDLLVDDGRVRLRVDACGPDFADTRVVTGGRISDRKGVNVPGVVLPLSALTEKDRHDLEFGLKLGIDWVALSFVQRPEDIAEIKALVGNRAAIVAKLEKPAAIHSLEAIVAEADAVMVARGDLGVEMPPEQVPAIQKRIVRACRKVGKPVIVATQMLESMVTAPVPTRAEASDVATAIYDGADAVMLSAESASGQYPRDAVRIMNSIIAQTEADPYYREELAIAGGAAATLASDGIGIAVRSVTEALRVAAVVAYTCSGYSALRMARERPRAPIIGMTPSVETARRLALAWGVHPVLCPAVADVAEMSDQACAMALGEDIARPGDTIVITAGMPFSVPGTTNLLRIAQVG from the coding sequence ATGCACCGCCAACGCAATGCAAAGATCGTCGCCACCCTCGGCCCCGCCAGCTCCGATCCGGACACCATCCGTGCCCTGTTCGATGCCGGCGCCGACGTATTCCGCCTGAACTTCAGCCACGGCAGCCATGCCGATCACCGCCAGCGCCTGGAGACGATCCGCGCCATCGAAGCCGAAACGGGCCGTCCGGTCGGCGTGCTGCTCGACCTGCAGGGTCCCAAGCTGCGGCTGGGCACCTTCACGGAGGGCGCCGTCACGCTGGCCGCCGGCGATGCGTTCCGGCTCGACCTCGACCGCGAAGTGCCTGGCGACGCGCACCGCGCGCCCCTGCCCCATCCCGAGATCTTCGCCGCGCTGGTACCAGGCACCGACCTGCTGGTCGACGACGGGCGCGTGCGCCTGCGCGTCGATGCCTGCGGGCCGGATTTCGCGGATACGCGGGTCGTCACCGGCGGACGCATCTCCGACCGCAAGGGCGTCAACGTGCCGGGCGTGGTCCTGCCGCTGTCGGCGCTGACGGAAAAGGACCGGCATGACCTGGAGTTCGGCCTGAAGCTGGGCATCGACTGGGTCGCGCTGTCGTTCGTGCAGCGGCCCGAGGATATCGCCGAGATCAAGGCGCTGGTCGGCAACCGCGCCGCCATCGTCGCCAAGCTGGAAAAGCCGGCGGCGATCCACAGCCTGGAAGCGATCGTGGCCGAAGCCGATGCGGTGATGGTCGCGCGCGGCGACCTGGGCGTGGAAATGCCGCCGGAACAGGTGCCGGCGATCCAGAAGCGCATCGTGCGCGCGTGCAGGAAGGTGGGCAAGCCGGTGATCGTCGCCACGCAGATGCTGGAATCGATGGTGACGGCACCGGTGCCCACCCGCGCCGAGGCGTCCGACGTGGCCACCGCGATCTACGACGGCGCGGACGCGGTAATGCTGTCGGCCGAATCGGCTTCGGGCCAGTATCCGCGCGACGCCGTGCGCATCATGAACTCGATCATCGCGCAGACCGAGGCCGATCCATACTACCGCGAGGAACTGGCGATCGCCGGCGGCGCCGCGGCCACGCTGGCCTCCGACGGCATCGGCATCGCCGTGCGCAGCGTGACCGAGGCGCTGCGCGTGGCGGCCGTGGTCGCGTACACGTGCTCGGGCTACTCGGCGCTGCGCATGGCCCGCGAGCGGCCACGCGCGCCGATCATCGGCATGACGCCCTCCGTCGAGACGGCGCGGCGCCTGGCGCTGGCCTGGGGCGTGCATCCCGTGCTGTGCCCCGCGGTGGCGGACGTGGCCGAGATGAGCGACCAGGCCTGCGCCATGGCACTGGGCGAAGACATCGCCCGGCCGGGCGATACCATCGTCATCACGGCGGGGATGCCGTTCAGCGTGCCCGGCACGACCAACCTGCTGCGTATCGCGCAGGTGGGGTAG
- a CDS encoding glycerate kinase type-2 family protein produces the protein MDDTEARALLRSMLDAAIAASQPALCIPGRLPAPGEVARGRLIVIGAGKASAEMARAVERNWSGPLAGLVVTRYGYAVPCERIEIVEAAHPVPDAAGLGAARRMLALVRGLSEDDTVLCLISGGGSALLPLPLEGITLEDKQFVNAALLKSGATIGEMNCVRRHLSAIKGGRLGAACHPARVVTLLISDVPGDDPRDIASGPTVADASTCEDALAILRRYGIALPEHVLDVLRSGRGESVKPGDPRLARAEVRLIATPQMALEAAARVALDAGITPHILGDSLEGEARDVGKVLAGIALQAARRGQPFAAPCVLLSGGETTVTVRGNGRGGRNVEFLLACALALRGEPGVHGLAADTDGVDGQEEIAGAAIAPDTLERAWAAGLRPHDSLDDNDGHGFFSALGDSVVTGPTLTNVNDFRALLVVPPRAT, from the coding sequence ATGGATGACACCGAAGCACGCGCGCTGCTGCGCAGCATGCTCGACGCGGCCATCGCCGCATCGCAGCCGGCGCTGTGCATACCCGGCCGGCTGCCAGCGCCTGGGGAAGTGGCAAGGGGCCGGCTGATCGTGATCGGCGCCGGCAAGGCGTCGGCCGAGATGGCCCGCGCCGTCGAACGCAACTGGAGTGGCCCCCTGGCGGGCCTGGTCGTCACCCGCTACGGCTACGCGGTACCGTGCGAGCGCATCGAGATCGTCGAGGCGGCGCACCCGGTGCCCGATGCGGCGGGCCTCGGCGCCGCGCGCCGGATGCTGGCGCTGGTGCGCGGCCTGTCCGAGGACGACACGGTCCTGTGCCTGATCTCCGGCGGCGGCTCCGCGCTGCTGCCGCTGCCGCTGGAAGGCATCACGCTGGAAGACAAGCAGTTCGTCAATGCCGCGCTGCTGAAATCTGGCGCGACGATCGGCGAGATGAACTGCGTGCGGCGGCACCTGTCGGCCATCAAGGGTGGCCGGCTGGGCGCGGCCTGCCACCCGGCGCGCGTGGTCACCCTGCTGATCTCCGACGTGCCCGGCGACGACCCGCGCGACATCGCTTCCGGCCCCACGGTGGCCGATGCCAGCACCTGCGAGGATGCGCTGGCGATCCTGCGCCGCTATGGCATCGCCTTGCCGGAGCACGTGCTCGACGTGCTCCGCAGCGGCCGGGGCGAATCCGTGAAGCCGGGCGACCCGCGCCTGGCCCGTGCGGAAGTACGGCTGATCGCCACCCCGCAGATGGCGCTGGAAGCGGCGGCGCGCGTCGCGCTCGACGCCGGCATCACACCGCATATCCTCGGCGACAGCCTGGAAGGCGAAGCGCGCGACGTGGGCAAGGTGCTGGCCGGGATCGCGCTGCAGGCGGCGCGCCGCGGCCAGCCGTTCGCGGCGCCGTGCGTGCTGCTGTCGGGCGGCGAGACCACCGTCACGGTGCGCGGCAACGGGCGCGGCGGGCGCAATGTGGAGTTCCTGCTGGCCTGCGCCCTCGCCCTGCGCGGCGAACCGGGCGTGCATGGCCTGGCGGCCGATACGGATGGTGTCGACGGGCAGGAGGAAATCGCCGGCGCGGCCATCGCGCCGGACACGCTGGAGCGCGCCTGGGCCGCGGGCTTGCGCCCGCACGACAGCCTGGACGACAATGACGGTCACGGCTTCTTCTCAGCGCTGGGCGACAGCGTCGTCACCGGCCCCACGCTGACCAACGTCAACGATTTTCGCGCGCTGCTGGTCGTGCCGCCGCGCGCCACCTGA
- a CDS encoding dicarboxylate/amino acid:cation symporter, producing the protein MTKRFFGKLYVQVLIGVLAGGILGVLYPHFAADLKPLGDAFIRLIKMVFAPVIFAMVVLGIAKMDSMKELGRVGSRALIYFEVMSTFALGLGLVVVNLARPGVGMNVDIATLDTAGIKNYTAAAGHSGGFVDFLLHMIPTSVVEALAKNDILQILVFATMFGVALSHMGRRAKPVVDFLEAFSNSMFIVVGMIMRVAPLAAFGAIGFTVGKYGLGSLVSLGYLMACMYLTCFVFVAVILGLVARMSGFSLWKFLRYIKDEIFTVLGTSSSESVVPQLMRKLEHVGVSKPVVGLVIPSGVTFNPDGQCIYYTMAAIFIAQATNTPLSLTDQLVVLAVLMVTSKGSAGVTGSGFITLAATLASMGKIPVEGMVLLLGVDRFMSEARAITNTIGNAVGTMAIAQWVGALDRGQMDRVLGGQSSPEELRALYQPEGDGDQGAPDLVQVHKVSA; encoded by the coding sequence ATGACAAAACGATTCTTTGGAAAGCTGTACGTGCAAGTGCTGATCGGCGTGCTCGCCGGCGGCATCCTCGGCGTCCTGTATCCGCACTTCGCGGCGGACCTGAAGCCGCTGGGCGACGCCTTCATCCGCCTGATCAAGATGGTGTTCGCGCCGGTCATCTTCGCGATGGTGGTGCTGGGCATCGCCAAGATGGACAGCATGAAGGAGCTGGGCCGCGTCGGTTCGCGCGCGCTGATCTACTTCGAAGTGATGTCGACGTTCGCGCTGGGGCTGGGCCTGGTGGTCGTCAACCTGGCCAGGCCCGGCGTGGGCATGAACGTGGACATCGCCACGCTCGACACCGCCGGCATCAAGAACTACACCGCCGCCGCCGGCCACTCCGGCGGTTTCGTCGATTTCCTGCTGCACATGATCCCCACCAGCGTGGTCGAGGCGCTGGCGAAGAACGACATCCTGCAGATCCTCGTCTTCGCCACCATGTTCGGCGTGGCACTGTCGCACATGGGCCGCCGTGCCAAGCCCGTGGTCGATTTCCTCGAAGCGTTCAGCAACAGCATGTTCATCGTCGTCGGCATGATCATGCGCGTGGCGCCGCTGGCCGCGTTCGGCGCGATCGGCTTCACGGTCGGCAAGTACGGCCTGGGCTCGCTGGTGTCGCTGGGCTACCTGATGGCCTGCATGTACCTCACCTGCTTCGTGTTCGTGGCGGTGATCCTCGGGCTGGTGGCGCGCATGTCAGGCTTCAGCCTGTGGAAGTTCCTGCGCTATATAAAAGACGAGATCTTCACCGTGCTGGGCACCAGTTCGTCCGAATCGGTGGTGCCGCAGCTGATGCGCAAGCTGGAACACGTGGGCGTGTCCAAGCCGGTGGTCGGCCTGGTGATCCCGTCCGGCGTCACCTTCAATCCGGATGGCCAGTGCATCTACTACACGATGGCGGCCATCTTCATCGCCCAGGCCACCAACACGCCGCTGAGCCTGACCGACCAGCTGGTGGTGCTGGCCGTGCTGATGGTGACCTCGAAAGGGTCGGCTGGCGTCACCGGTTCCGGCTTCATCACGCTGGCGGCCACGCTGGCCTCGATGGGCAAGATCCCCGTCGAGGGCATGGTGCTGCTGCTGGGCGTGGACCGCTTCATGTCCGAGGCGCGCGCCATCACGAACACGATCGGCAATGCCGTGGGCACGATGGCGATCGCCCAGTGGGTGGGTGCGCTGGACCGCGGGCAGATGGACCGGGTACTCGGCGGCCAGTCGTCGCCCGAAGAGCTGCGGGCGCTGTACCAGCCGGAAGGCGACGGCGACCAGGGCGCACCGGATCTGGTGCAGGTGCACAAGGTCTCCGCATGA
- a CDS encoding tartrate dehydrogenase, producing MKTYQIATIPGDGIGKEVVPAGREVLAALAAGSATFKFQFEDFDWGGDYYRQHGVMMPADGLDALRGKDAILFGSAGDPDIPDHITLWGLRLKICQGFDQYANVRPTRILPGIDAPLKRCAPEDLNWVIVRENSEGEYSGVGGRVHQGHPIEAATDVSMMTRVGVERILRFAFRLAQSRPRKLLTVITKSNAQRHAMVMWDEIALEVSREFPDVKWDKELVDAATARMVNRPATLDTIVATNLHADILSDLAAALAGSLGIAPTGNIDPERRYPSMFEPIHGSAFDIMGKGLANPVGTFWSVVMLLEHLGEHEAAARVMAAIEHVTANRALHTGDLGGKATTADVTRAVCDFLSRDADRKAA from the coding sequence ATGAAAACCTACCAGATCGCCACCATCCCGGGCGACGGCATCGGCAAGGAAGTGGTACCGGCAGGCCGCGAAGTCCTGGCGGCGCTGGCCGCCGGCAGCGCCACCTTCAAGTTCCAGTTCGAGGATTTCGACTGGGGCGGCGACTATTACCGGCAGCACGGCGTGATGATGCCGGCCGATGGCCTGGACGCGCTGCGGGGCAAGGATGCGATCCTGTTCGGCTCCGCCGGCGATCCGGACATCCCCGACCACATCACGCTGTGGGGCCTGCGCCTGAAGATCTGCCAGGGCTTCGACCAGTACGCCAACGTGCGCCCGACGCGCATCCTGCCCGGCATCGATGCGCCGCTCAAGCGCTGCGCGCCGGAAGACCTCAACTGGGTCATCGTGCGCGAAAACTCCGAAGGCGAATACTCCGGCGTGGGCGGCCGCGTGCACCAGGGCCACCCGATCGAGGCGGCGACGGACGTGTCGATGATGACCCGCGTCGGCGTCGAACGCATCCTGCGCTTTGCCTTCCGGCTGGCGCAGTCCCGGCCGCGCAAGCTGCTTACCGTGATCACCAAGAGCAATGCGCAGCGCCACGCGATGGTGATGTGGGACGAGATCGCGCTGGAAGTGTCGCGCGAATTCCCCGACGTGAAATGGGACAAGGAACTGGTCGATGCCGCCACCGCGCGGATGGTCAACCGCCCCGCCACGCTGGACACGATCGTGGCCACCAACCTGCACGCGGACATCCTCTCCGACCTGGCGGCCGCGCTGGCCGGCAGCCTGGGCATCGCCCCCACCGGCAACATCGACCCGGAACGCCGCTATCCGTCGATGTTCGAACCGATCCACGGTTCCGCGTTCGACATCATGGGGAAGGGCCTGGCCAATCCGGTCGGCACGTTCTGGTCGGTGGTCATGCTGCTGGAACACCTGGGCGAGCACGAAGCCGCCGCGCGCGTGATGGCGGCCATCGAGCACGTCACCGCGAACAGGGCCCTGCACACGGGCGACCTGGGTGGCAAGGCCACCACCGCCGACGTGACGCGCGCCGTCTGCGACTTCCTGTCCAGGGACGCCGATCGCAAGGCTGCCTGA
- a CDS encoding LysR family transcriptional regulator, with product MNVNLQPAELSFVVTLATIGSLSGAARELGITTSAVSKRLALLEGRIGVPLVNRTTRRMSLTAEGEVLYEHAQRILQELADLEQMLTKSKGTPKGQLRVNATLGFGRLHIAPAISQYVLRYPEVDVQLQLSVDPPPLADDQFDVCIRFGAPADTRVIARRLAANRRLLCAAPKYLARHGEPKTPAELARHNCIAIRQGDEAYGVWRLHAGKEGERDAVAVKVRGNLTTNDGEIAVNWALDGHGILMRAGWDIERYLESGRLVQVLPGYRTPDADIHAVYPHRHQLSARIRTFVDFLVERFAAMDQP from the coding sequence ATGAACGTCAACTTGCAACCTGCGGAACTGAGCTTCGTCGTCACGCTGGCCACCATCGGCAGCCTGAGTGGCGCTGCGCGGGAACTGGGCATCACCACGTCCGCCGTCAGCAAGCGTCTCGCACTGCTGGAAGGACGTATCGGCGTGCCGCTGGTGAACCGCACCACGCGGCGCATGAGCCTGACGGCGGAAGGAGAAGTGCTGTACGAGCATGCGCAGCGCATCCTGCAGGAGCTGGCCGACCTGGAACAGATGCTGACGAAGTCGAAAGGCACGCCGAAAGGCCAGTTGCGCGTCAACGCCACGCTGGGCTTCGGACGGTTGCACATCGCGCCAGCGATTTCGCAGTACGTGCTGCGCTACCCGGAAGTGGACGTGCAGCTGCAACTGTCGGTCGACCCGCCGCCGCTGGCCGACGACCAGTTCGACGTGTGCATCCGCTTCGGCGCCCCGGCCGATACCCGCGTCATCGCGCGCCGCCTGGCGGCCAACCGGCGGCTGCTGTGCGCCGCGCCGAAGTACCTGGCCCGCCACGGCGAGCCGAAGACACCGGCCGAGCTGGCGCGGCACAACTGCATCGCGATCCGGCAGGGTGACGAGGCGTATGGCGTGTGGCGGCTGCACGCTGGAAAGGAGGGCGAACGGGATGCGGTTGCCGTCAAGGTGCGCGGCAACCTGACGACCAACGATGGTGAGATCGCGGTGAACTGGGCACTGGACGGACACGGTATCCTCATGCGCGCGGGCTGGGATATCGAGCGCTACCTGGAAAGCGGCCGGCTGGTGCAGGTGCTGCCGGGCTACCGCACGCCGGATGCGGACATCCATGCGGTGTATCCGCACCGGCACCAGCTGTCGGCGCGGATCCGTACCTTCGTGGATTTCCTGGTGGAGCGATTCGCGGCGATGGACCAGCCGTGA
- a CDS encoding LysR family transcriptional regulator, translating to MRRKIPSTLALSAFEAAARHQSFTKAADELAVTQSAICRQIGALEEFLGVALFRRGRRGVALTEAGQAYSRKVTARLDDVERDTLELMAGGGAGGTLELGVVPTFATKWLLPRLPDFLARYPGITVNLSARARPFLFDDTPFDAAIHAGEALWPGTEGIFLMHEDLLAVCSPALRQTGDWRERPLLQISTRPYLWRDWFRSQDLAVDKDMAGPRFELFSMVAEAAVHGMGTGLVPRMLIEEELARGTLVPVTPHAYRSDRSYRLLYPERKTGHAPLAAFRDWLAAQAFAYGGQL from the coding sequence ATGCGCAGGAAAATACCTTCTACTCTCGCCCTGTCCGCGTTCGAAGCGGCGGCCCGCCACCAGAGCTTCACCAAGGCTGCCGACGAGCTGGCCGTCACGCAGAGCGCCATCTGCCGCCAGATCGGCGCACTGGAGGAATTCCTCGGCGTGGCCCTGTTCCGGCGTGGCCGGCGCGGCGTTGCGCTGACCGAGGCGGGCCAGGCCTACAGCCGCAAGGTGACGGCCCGGCTGGACGACGTGGAACGCGATACGCTTGAACTGATGGCCGGCGGCGGCGCCGGCGGCACGCTGGAACTGGGCGTGGTGCCGACATTCGCGACGAAATGGCTGTTGCCGCGCCTGCCCGACTTCCTGGCGCGCTATCCGGGCATCACCGTGAACCTCAGCGCCCGGGCGCGGCCGTTCCTGTTCGACGATACGCCGTTCGACGCGGCGATCCATGCCGGCGAGGCATTGTGGCCGGGCACCGAAGGCATCTTCCTGATGCACGAGGATTTGCTCGCCGTGTGCAGCCCGGCGCTGCGCCAGACCGGCGACTGGCGCGAACGGCCGCTGCTGCAGATCAGCACCCGCCCTTACCTGTGGCGCGACTGGTTCCGCTCACAGGACCTGGCCGTGGACAAGGACATGGCCGGCCCGCGTTTCGAATTGTTCTCGATGGTGGCGGAAGCGGCGGTCCATGGCATGGGTACCGGACTGGTGCCGCGCATGCTGATCGAGGAAGAACTGGCACGTGGCACCCTCGTTCCCGTCACCCCGCACGCCTATCGCAGCGATCGGTCGTACCGGCTGCTGTACCCCGAACGCAAGACCGGGCACGCGCCGTTGGCGGCCTTCCGCGACTGGCTGGCGGCCCAGGCATTCGCCTACGGCGGCCAGCTGTAA
- a CDS encoding acyl-CoA dehydrogenase: MTSKHKAAFHWDDPLLLNQQLTDEERMVRDSASAYCQDRLAPRVLEAFRNEKTDIEIFREMGELGLLGVTIPEQYGGAGLNYVSYGVVAREVERVDSGYRSMMSVQSSLVMVPIFEFGNEATKQKYLPKLATGEWIGCFGLTEPNHGSDPGSMITRAKKVDGGYKLSGSKMWITNSPIADVFVVWAKDDEGAIRGFVLEKGWQGLTAPAIHGKVGLRASITGEIVMDEVFCPEENAFPDVRGLKGPFTCLNSARYGIAWGALGAAEDCWHRARQYVLDRKQFGKPLAANQLVQKKLADMQTEITLGLQGCLRLGRMKDEGTAAVEITSIMKRNSCGKALDIARVARDMMGGNGISDEFGVARHLVNLEVVNTYEGTHDIHALILGRAMTGIAAF, translated from the coding sequence ATGACATCCAAGCACAAAGCCGCCTTCCACTGGGACGATCCGCTGCTGCTGAACCAGCAATTGACCGACGAGGAACGCATGGTGCGCGATTCCGCCAGCGCCTATTGCCAGGACCGCCTTGCGCCGCGCGTGCTGGAAGCCTTCCGCAACGAGAAGACGGACATCGAGATCTTCCGCGAGATGGGCGAGCTGGGCCTGCTGGGCGTGACGATTCCCGAACAATACGGCGGCGCCGGCCTGAATTACGTGAGCTATGGCGTGGTGGCCCGCGAGGTCGAGCGCGTCGATTCCGGCTACCGCTCGATGATGAGCGTGCAGTCGTCGCTGGTGATGGTGCCGATCTTCGAGTTCGGCAACGAGGCCACGAAACAGAAATACCTGCCGAAGCTGGCCACCGGCGAATGGATCGGCTGCTTCGGCCTGACGGAACCGAACCACGGCTCCGATCCGGGCAGCATGATCACCCGCGCGAAGAAGGTCGACGGCGGCTATAAACTCAGCGGCAGCAAGATGTGGATCACCAACAGCCCGATCGCCGACGTGTTCGTGGTGTGGGCCAAGGATGACGAAGGGGCGATCCGCGGCTTCGTACTGGAGAAGGGCTGGCAGGGCCTCACCGCGCCGGCGATCCACGGCAAGGTGGGCCTGCGCGCCTCGATCACGGGCGAGATCGTGATGGACGAGGTGTTCTGCCCGGAAGAAAACGCCTTCCCCGACGTGCGCGGCCTGAAGGGCCCGTTCACGTGCCTGAACAGCGCCCGCTACGGCATCGCCTGGGGCGCGCTGGGCGCGGCCGAGGATTGCTGGCACCGCGCGCGCCAGTATGTACTGGACCGCAAGCAGTTCGGCAAGCCGCTAGCCGCCAACCAGCTGGTGCAGAAGAAGCTGGCCGACATGCAGACCGAGATCACGCTGGGCCTGCAGGGCTGCCTGCGGCTGGGCCGCATGAAGGACGAGGGCACGGCCGCCGTCGAGATCACGTCGATCATGAAGCGCAATTCCTGCGGCAAAGCGCTGGACATCGCCCGCGTGGCGCGCGACATGATGGGCGGGAACGGCATCAGCGACGAATTCGGCGTGGCCCGCCACCTCGTCAACCTGGAAGTGGTCAACACCTACGAAGGCACGCACGACATCCACGCGCTGATCCTCGGCCGCGCGATGACGGGCATCGCGGCGTTCTGA
- a CDS encoding CaiB/BaiF CoA transferase family protein, which produces MAHAINAGALAGLKVLDLSRVLAGPWAGQLLADLGADVVKVERPGNGDDTRAWGPPWLPDGDGNPTGEAAYYLSANRNKRSVAIDIATPEGQALVRRLAERADVVLENFKVGGLAQYGLDYASLAAANPRLIYCSITGFGQDGPYAQRAGYDFLIQGMGGLMSLTGRPDGEPGGGPMKVGVALTDVMTGLYASNAVLAALAHRERTGEGQHIDLALLDVQVAVLANQASNYLVGGQAPRRMGNAHPNIVPYQEFATADGYMIVAVGNDGQFRKLCEVLGRPEWGSDERYATNPQRVRHRAELVAGIHAVTVTRATADWVARMEGAGVPCGPINTLDKVFDDPQVQARGMRIEMPHPLAGTVPLVANPIRMSATPVTYHRAPPMLGEHTDEVLADWLENR; this is translated from the coding sequence ATGGCGCACGCGATCAACGCCGGCGCGCTGGCCGGCCTGAAGGTGCTCGACCTGTCGCGCGTGCTGGCCGGGCCGTGGGCCGGCCAGCTGCTGGCCGACCTGGGCGCCGATGTCGTCAAGGTGGAGCGGCCCGGCAACGGCGACGATACCCGCGCCTGGGGGCCGCCATGGCTGCCCGACGGCGACGGCAATCCGACCGGCGAGGCGGCATATTACTTGAGCGCCAACCGCAACAAGCGCTCGGTGGCGATCGACATCGCCACGCCGGAAGGGCAGGCGCTGGTGCGCCGGCTCGCGGAACGGGCCGACGTGGTGCTGGAGAATTTCAAGGTCGGCGGCCTGGCGCAGTACGGACTCGATTACGCCAGCCTGGCGGCCGCCAACCCCCGCCTGATCTACTGCTCCATCACCGGCTTCGGCCAGGACGGTCCGTACGCGCAGCGCGCCGGCTACGATTTCCTGATCCAGGGCATGGGCGGGCTGATGAGCCTGACCGGCCGGCCCGACGGCGAACCGGGCGGCGGCCCGATGAAGGTGGGCGTGGCGCTGACCGACGTGATGACGGGACTGTACGCATCGAATGCGGTGCTGGCCGCGCTGGCGCACCGCGAGCGCACCGGCGAAGGGCAGCACATCGACCTGGCGCTGCTGGACGTGCAGGTCGCCGTGCTGGCCAACCAGGCGTCCAACTACCTGGTCGGTGGCCAGGCGCCACGGCGGATGGGCAATGCCCACCCGAATATCGTTCCCTACCAGGAGTTCGCCACGGCGGATGGCTACATGATCGTCGCCGTCGGCAACGACGGGCAGTTCCGCAAGCTGTGCGAGGTGCTGGGCCGGCCGGAGTGGGGCAGCGACGAACGCTATGCCACCAACCCGCAGCGGGTGCGGCACCGCGCGGAACTGGTCGCCGGCATCCATGCGGTGACGGTCACCCGCGCCACGGCCGACTGGGTCGCGCGGATGGAGGGCGCGGGCGTTCCCTGCGGCCCGATCAACACGCTCGACAAGGTGTTCGACGACCCGCAGGTACAGGCGCGGGGCATGCGCATCGAGATGCCGCATCCCCTCGCGGGTACGGTACCGCTGGTCGCCAACCCGATCCGCATGTCCGCCACGCCTGTCACGTACCACCGCGCTCCGCCGATGCTGGGCGAGCATACGGACGAGGTGCTGGCCGACTGGCTCGAAAACCGGTAG
- a CDS encoding MFS transporter, which produces MMSGLNSRIGTLALGDIRAVYGMGIDDGSWVASLYGAFELAAMPFSAWFAITFSFRRYHMAVVAIFTLLGLATPLAPDPATLLVLRCLQGFSGGLLIPVLMAAALRFFPAPIRLYGLALYAMTATFSPNVATWLSATWTDGVADWRLLFWQTVPMALFSLAAVGWGIPQDPVRLERFRQIDLPGLVTGLAGLVMIGIGLSQGERLDWFNSVLVCWLLGGGVALLAIFLVCEWFHPMPFIKLQLLHRRNLGLGFTVFVGMLVVLLSGSLLPADYLGHAWHFRTPQLAVIGLQVGLPQFILGPAVSWLLYKKWIDARHVFCAGLVLIAAACWVGSRITPEWMAAEFALAQALHAFGQPMAVIALLFLATSVVQPMEGPQVSGIVNTLRAFGTMFGSAIVARLLAVREATHANVLLDGAANMRRSAGAMPTDALAGVAGRVSHQAFVLSIADGYLALGALALALVPLVLSLQYIAPPELGPKK; this is translated from the coding sequence ATGATGTCGGGCCTGAACAGCCGCATCGGCACGCTGGCGCTGGGCGACATCCGCGCCGTGTACGGCATGGGCATCGACGACGGCAGCTGGGTCGCCAGCCTGTATGGCGCCTTCGAGCTGGCCGCGATGCCGTTCTCGGCGTGGTTCGCGATCACGTTCTCGTTCCGCCGCTACCACATGGCCGTGGTGGCGATCTTCACGCTGCTCGGCCTCGCCACGCCGCTGGCGCCGGATCCGGCCACGCTGCTGGTACTGCGCTGCCTGCAGGGTTTCTCCGGCGGCTTGCTGATCCCCGTGCTGATGGCCGCTGCGCTGCGCTTCTTCCCGGCCCCGATCCGGCTGTATGGCCTGGCGCTGTATGCGATGACGGCCACGTTCTCGCCGAACGTGGCCACCTGGCTGTCCGCCACGTGGACCGACGGCGTGGCCGACTGGCGCCTGCTGTTCTGGCAGACGGTGCCGATGGCGCTGTTCTCGCTGGCCGCGGTGGGGTGGGGCATTCCGCAAGACCCGGTGCGCCTGGAGCGCTTCCGCCAGATCGACTTGCCGGGCCTGGTGACGGGCCTGGCCGGCCTGGTCATGATCGGCATCGGCCTGTCGCAGGGCGAGCGGCTGGACTGGTTCAACAGCGTGCTGGTGTGCTGGCTGCTGGGCGGCGGAGTGGCGCTGCTGGCGATCTTCCTGGTCTGCGAATGGTTCCACCCGATGCCCTTCATCAAGCTGCAGCTGCTGCACCGCCGCAACCTGGGCCTGGGCTTCACCGTGTTTGTCGGCATGCTCGTGGTGCTGCTGTCCGGCTCCCTGCTGCCGGCCGATTACCTGGGCCATGCGTGGCATTTCCGCACGCCGCAGCTGGCCGTCATCGGCCTGCAGGTCGGGCTGCCGCAGTTCATCCTGGGGCCCGCCGTGTCCTGGCTGCTGTACAAGAAATGGATCGATGCGCGCCATGTGTTCTGCGCGGGCCTGGTGCTGATCGCCGCGGCCTGCTGGGTGGGTTCGCGCATCACGCCGGAATGGATGGCGGCCGAATTCGCGCTGGCGCAGGCGCTGCATGCGTTCGGCCAGCCGATGGCCGTGATCGCGCTGCTGTTCCTGGCCACCAGCGTGGTGCAGCCGATGGAAGGGCCGCAGGTGTCCGGCATCGTTAATACGCTGCGCGCCTTCGGCACCATGTTCGGCAGCGCCATCGTGGCGCGCCTGCTGGCGGTACGCGAAGCCACGCATGCCAACGTGCTGCTCGATGGCGCCGCCAACATGCGCCGCAGCGCCGGCGCCATGCCGACGGATGCGCTGGCCGGCGTGGCCGGGCGCGTGTCTCACCAGGCCTTCGTGCTGTCGATCGCCGATGGCTACCTGGCCCTCGGCGCACTGGCGCTGGCCCTGGTTCCGCTCGTGCTGTCGCTGCAGTACATCGCGCCGCCCGAGTTAGGCCCGAAAAAATAA